In Saccharomyces paradoxus chromosome XVI, complete sequence, the genomic stretch ACCAGAACCCTGCTGATCTGTGGTTACCCAAATGTCGGTAAGTCCTCGTTTTTGAGATGCATCACCAAGTCAGACGTCGACGTTCAACCATATGCTTTCACAACCAAGAGTTTGTATGTTGGTCATTTCGATTACAAATACTTGAGATTCCAAGCTATTGACACCCCCGGTATTCTAGATAGACCCACTGAAGAAATGAACAACATTGAAATGCAATCGATCTATGCCATCGCCCATTTACGTTCCTGTGTCTTGTACTTCATGGATCTTTCCGAACAGTGTGGTTTCACTATCGAAGCTCAAGTTAAACTATTCCACTCCATCAAGCCTTTATTCGCCAACAAGTCTGTCATGGTCGTCATTAACAAAACTGATATCATCAGACCAGAGGATCTGGACGAGGAGCGTGCACAATTATTGGAATCTGTTAAGGAGGTTCCAGGTGTTGAAATCATGACGTCTTCATGtcaattggaagaaaacgTCATGGAAGTTAGAAACAAAGCatgtgaaaaattattggcTTCCAGAATTGAGAATAAGTTGAAATCACAGTCGAGAATTAACAACGTTTTGAACAAGATTCATGTTGCTCAACCTCAAGCAAGAGATGATATCAAGAGAACGCCATTTATCCCTGAATCTGTCAAGAACTTAAAGAAATACGACCCTGAAGATCCAAACAGGAGAAAGCTAGCTAGGGATATCGAAGCTGAAAATGGTGGTGCTGGTGTCTTCAATGTCAACTTGAAGGACAAATACTTActagaagatgatgattgGAAGAACGATATCATGCCAGAAATCTTAGATGGTAAGAATGTTTATGATTTCTTGGACCCTGAAATAGCTGCTAAACTACAAGCtctagaagaagaagaagaaaaattggaaaacgAAGGATTTTACAATTCTGAcgatgaggaagaaatcTACGATGGTTTCGAAGCATCTGAAGTAGACGACGTCAAGGAGAAAGCTGCATGGATTAGAAATAGGCAAAAGACGATGATTGCTGAGGCAAGAAATAGGAAGTCCTTAAAGAATAAGGCTATCATGCCACGTTCTAAACTAACTAAGTCCTTTGGTAGAATGGAAGAACACATGTCCACTTTGGGCCATGATATGTCAGCCTTACAAGATAAACAGAAACGTGCTGCTCGTAAGAACCGCTACGTTGAAAGGGGTTCTGATGTTGTTTTCGGTGACCAAGATGCCTTAACAGCTTCTACCGACAATGGTGTCAAGTTAAGACAAACCGATAGATTATTGGATGGTGTTGCTGATGGTTCCATGAGATCCAAGGCCGACAGAATGGCCAAGATGGAAAGGAGAGAAAGAAACAGACATGCCAAGCAAGGTGAATCTGATAGACACAATGCTGTTTCCTTATCAAAGCATCTATTCAGTGGTAAGCGTGGTGTCGGTAAGACTGATTTCCGTTGATTTCTCTACttcttattctttcttttgcaTGTACTCTAAAAAACATatgaatataaaatatGGATGTACGTACACGGCATTCTAATCTTTTTGGGCTGATAGGATTATCATTTacatttgattttctttctcaCTATTAgtggtttctttttttctttctttctcacCCTCTCTAAATCTTATTTAATTCTGTATAATAACAAAGAGCCGATTTAAGTTATCCAACAAGCCGACCTTTACACGACctatcattttctttgcgCGTTACTGGATGTATACAAATAATTAAGTGTGACAAAAGAGAAGGGGGCATGGCGTCTCGATGACACTTCTACTTTCCAGTGACACATCATTTAACCTATCAAGTCTCCCAcgaggatgaaaaaataagaaattattATCGTTTTTGCAGCATATCGTATAAGGCAACAATAGTGATGCCTCCTATCAATTGACTGATAAAATTTCTGCAAACTATcatgttattttttatcCTTGTGCCGCGCCTGTAGCGGAAAAGCTGCAAGTGCATGAAATCTAAAAAGCAGAAGACTCATCGCCGTGTTTGGCACATTGGGGTTGCCTTTGACTTTTTTGCTTATATTTTGCTCAAAATGCGTACTTGACATATTTAACCAAAGGTTCTAATAGAATAGTCAACCAGCATATATATCCTTGTCTTGTTACATTAGAACTTATGATATTTACTACACGAACTCCTCGCGTACAAACGATATAAAACTAAATTCTTCCCTTTAGAACGATTATTGGTTGAGCTCAGACAATACGCGTGTTTTAAAGACGGTTTATAGTATAAGAGAAGACAAGCggaataaaaaatggttGCCAATTGGGTACTTGCTGTCACGAGGCAGTTCGATCCCTTTATGTTTGTTATGGTCATGGGTGTCGGTATTTCATCGAATATTCTATATAACTTCCCATATCCTGCAAGATGGCTAAGAATATGCTCATATATCATGTTCGCTATCACGTGCCTTATTTTCATTGCTGTACAGGCGCTGCAACTGTTACATTTGATTATATACATCAAGGAGAAAAGCTTCAGAGAATATTTCAATGACTTTTTCAGAAATATGAAGCACAATTTATTTTGGGGTACTTATCCCATGGGGTTAGTTACAATTATAAATTTCTTAGGAGCACTTTCAAAAGAGTACACTACGAAAAGCCCTACTAATGCCAGGAACTTGATGATATTTGTTTATGTCCTGTGGTGGTATGATCTCGCAGTCAGCTTAGTAATAGCTTGGGGTATCTCATTTCTTATCTGGCATGACTATTACTCTTTGGAAGGGATTGGAAATTATCCTTCATATAATATTAGAATGGCATCCGAGAACATGAAAAGTGTATTGCTGCTGGATATCATTCCGCTAGTCGTCGTCGCTTCAAGTTGTGGAACATTCACAATGTCAGAAATATTTGGTCATGCGTTCAATAGAAACATTCAACTGATAACGTTGGTCATATGTGCCTTGACCTGGCTACATGCCATTATTTTCGTCTTCATACTGATCGCGATATACTTCTGGAGTCTCTATATCAATAAGATACCACCGATGACGCAGGTTTTCACGCTGTTCCTGCTTTTGGGACCGATGGGCCAAGGCAGTTTTGGGGTTTTGTTGCTTACAgacaatataaaaaaatacgtGAGCAAATATTACCAAACGGATAACGTTACTAGAGAACAAGAAATACTGACTATTGCAGTTCCATGGTGTTTCAAAGTTCTAGGCATTATCTCTGCTATGGCGTTGCTCGCTATGGGCTACTTCTTTACTGTGATTTCCGTCATTTCAATCCTGTCGTattacaataaaaaagagattGAAAGTGAGACAGGGAAAGTGAAGAGAGTTTATACCTTCCACAAAGGTTTTTGGGGAATGACTTTCCCAATGGGTACTATGTCTCTAGGGAACGAAGAGCTATATGTGCAATATGACCAGTACGTTCCCCTATATGCATTCAGAGTCCTAGGGACCATATACGGCGGTATTTGCATTTGTTGGTCAATTTTATGTCTATTATGCACGCTACATGAGTATTCGAAAAAGATCCTCCATGCTGCCCGTAAATCTTCACTATTTTCAGAGTCAAATACGGAGAAGACGACCGTTTCTCCGTATAATAGCATTGAAAGCGTGGAAGAATCAAACTCGGCTCTAGATTTCACGCGTTTAGCATAAGTTGTTGTGTTATGTGTACATAATTGTCAAGCATTTCACGTAGCTGTATCAGTAAATAATTTAATTCGTTTGCACAGCATTTGCTGTTTTTCCCTCTTCCTGTCGTTGTCAAAGTGCGTGATATTTCTTGACGTCTCTTAGTAAGCACGACCCTCGTCAATTTTTCGAGGATTTCGGAGCTTTTCATTTGGAATCTAATGTTGAAGTGAggctaaaaaaatataagaaGCATTTCTGATTTTTCTCAGGCGGTTCTCAATCTTCAATCTTATTTTACggttttctttcttatatatttatatattcgTTTACAGAACTTCATGCTTTCAGCAACTAAACAATCATTTAGGACTTTACAGATAAGAACAATGTCTACGAATATCAAGCACTACGATTATCTCGTTATCGGGGGTGGCTCAGGAGGTGTTGCTTCCGCAAGGAGAGCTGCATCTTATGGTGCGAAGACCTTACTAGTGGAAGCTAAGGCACTTGGTGGCACCTGTGTTAACGTGGGTTGTGTCCCTAAGAAAGTCATGTGGTATGCTTCTGACCTGGCTACTAGAGTATCTCATGCAAAGGAGTATGGATTATATCAGAATCTTCCATTAGATAAAAAGCATTTGACTTTTAATTGGCCAGAATTCAAGCAGAAAAGGGACGCTTATGTCCATAGATTGAACGGTATATACCAGAAGAATTtggataaagaaaaagtggATGTTGTATTTGGATGGGCCAGGTTTAATAAGGACGGTAACGTTGAAGTGCAGAAAAGAGATAATACCACTGAAGTCTACTCGGCTAATCATATTTTAGTCGCAACCGGCGGAAAGGCTATTTTCCCTGAAAGCATACCAGGTTTCGAATTAGGAACCGATTCTGACGGGTTCTTCAGGTTAGAAGAGCAACCCAAGAAAGTTGTTGTCGTTGGTGCTGGTTATATTGGTATTGAGTTAGCAGGTGTTTTCCATGGGCTAGGCTCCGAAACGCACTTGGTCATTAGAGGTGAAACTGTCTTgagaaaatttgatgaatgCATCCAGAGCACCATTACCGACCATTACATAAACGAGGGCATCAATGTTCATAAACTATCCAAAATTGTTAAGGTGgagaagaatgaagaaaccaacaaattgaaaatacaTATGAATGACTCAAAGTCCATTGATGACGTTGACGAATTAATTTGGACAATTGGACGTAAATCCCATCTCGGTATGGGTTCAGAAAACGTAGGTATAAAGCTGAACTCTCATGACCAAATCATTGCTGATGAATATCAAAATACCAATGTTTCTAACATTTATTCTTTAGGTGACGTTGTTGGAAAAGTTGAATTGACTCCTGTCGCCATTGCAGCAGGTAGAAAGTTATCTAATAGATTGTTTGGTCCTGAGAAATTTCGCAATGACAAACTTGATTATGAAAACGTCCCCAGTGTAATATTTTCACACCCAGAAGCCGGTTCCATTGGTATTTCTGAGAAGGaagccattgaaaaatacggTAAGGAGAATATTAAAGTCTACAATTCTAAATTCACCGCTATGTACTATGCTATGTTGAGTGAAAAATCGCCTACAAGATATAAAATTGTCTGTGTGGGGCCAGATGAGAAGGTTGTCGGTCTGCACATTGTTGGTGATTCCTCTGCAGAAATCTTGCAAGGGTTTGGTGTTGCCATAAAGATGGGTGCCACCAAGGCtgattttgataattgTGTTGCTATTCATCCAACTAGCGCAGAAGAATTGGTTACTATGAGATGAAGCAACGAAACTGGATGCCCGATCTGTTGCTGCTATACTGGACTTTTGTACTTTTGTAAACGATTTTATACAGCATCTTGAAAAACGTAGgaattttgttatttcacTTCAAAGGcatgatttcttttttacataACTTTTAGCCAAAGTGGACCGGCTGGGATACCCAATTGAGGATTCATTTCAACTCTCGTTTACAATACATatgattatttttctttttgttaattatataaaaaataaagttatttgattttaagCTTAGAAATACACAAAATACAGAATAAGAAAGGagtttttgaacaaaagaatttattttcaCTGCTTTCTAAATTTAAgctttcaaagaagaagctcTTCTCTTTCTGATTTCAGCCTTTTCAGCCTTTCTTTCAGATAATCTCTTAGCCAACAATTGAGCGTATTCGGCAGCAGCTTCTCTTTGAGCTTGAGCGTTTCTGACCTTCAAAGCCCTTTGGTGtctctttctttgcaaTCTTTGAGGAGTAACCAATCTTTGGATCTTTGGAGCCTTGGTGTAAGTCTTTTCACCCTTGGTGACTTCTCTTCTGATGACGAAATCACGAACGTCATCTTCCT encodes the following:
- the NOG1 gene encoding putative GTPase NOG1 (GTPase~similar to YPL093W), with translation MQLSWKDIPTVAPANDLLDIVLNRTQRKTPTVIRPGFKITRIRAFYMRKVKYTGEGFVEKFEDILKGFPNINDVHPFHRDLMDTLYEKNHYKISLAAISRAKSLVEQVARDYVRLLKFGQSLFQCKQLKRAALGRMATIVKKLRDPLAYLEQVRQHIGRLPSIDPNTRTLLICGYPNVGKSSFLRCITKSDVDVQPYAFTTKSLYVGHFDYKYLRFQAIDTPGILDRPTEEMNNIEMQSIYAIAHLRSCVLYFMDLSEQCGFTIEAQVKLFHSIKPLFANKSVMVVINKTDIIRPEDLDEERAQLLESVKEVPGVEIMTSSCQLEENVMEVRNKACEKLLASRIENKLKSQSRINNVLNKIHVAQPQARDDIKRTPFIPESVKNLKKYDPEDPNRRKLARDIEAENGGAGVFNVNLKDKYLLEDDDWKNDIMPEILDGKNVYDFLDPEIAAKLQALEEEEEKLENEGFYNSDDEEEIYDGFEASEVDDVKEKAAWIRNRQKTMIAEARNRKSLKNKAIMPRSKLTKSFGRMEEHMSTLGHDMSALQDKQKRAARKNRYVERGSDVVFGDQDALTASTDNGVKLRQTDRLLDGVADGSMRSKADRMAKMERRERNRHAKQGESDRHNAVSLSKHLFSGKRGVGKTDFR
- the GLR1 gene encoding glutathione-disulfide reductase GLR1 (Cytosolic and mitochondrial glutathione oxidoreductase~similar to YPL091W) is translated as MLSATKQSFRTLQIRTMSTNIKHYDYLVIGGGSGGVASARRAASYGAKTLLVEAKALGGTCVNVGCVPKKVMWYASDLATRVSHAKEYGLYQNLPLDKKHLTFNWPEFKQKRDAYVHRLNGIYQKNLDKEKVDVVFGWARFNKDGNVEVQKRDNTTEVYSANHILVATGGKAIFPESIPGFELGTDSDGFFRLEEQPKKVVVVGAGYIGIELAGVFHGLGSETHLVIRGETVLRKFDECIQSTITDHYINEGINVHKLSKIVKVEKNEETNKLKIHMNDSKSIDDVDELIWTIGRKSHLGMGSENVGIKLNSHDQIIADEYQNTNVSNIYSLGDVVGKVELTPVAIAAGRKLSNRLFGPEKFRNDKLDYENVPSVIFSHPEAGSIGISEKEAIEKYGKENIKVYNSKFTAMYYAMLSEKSPTRYKIVCVGPDEKVVGLHIVGDSSAEILQGFGVAIKMGATKADFDNCVAIHPTSAEELVTMR
- the SSU1 gene encoding Ssu1p (Plasma membrane sulfite pump involved in sulfite metabolism~similar to YPL092W), with the protein product MVANWVLAVTRQFDPFMFVMVMGVGISSNILYNFPYPARWLRICSYIMFAITCLIFIAVQALQLLHLIIYIKEKSFREYFNDFFRNMKHNLFWGTYPMGLVTIINFLGALSKEYTTKSPTNARNLMIFVYVLWWYDLAVSLVIAWGISFLIWHDYYSLEGIGNYPSYNIRMASENMKSVLLLDIIPLVVVASSCGTFTMSEIFGHAFNRNIQLITLVICALTWLHAIIFVFILIAIYFWSLYINKIPPMTQVFTLFLLLGPMGQGSFGVLLLTDNIKKYVSKYYQTDNVTREQEILTIAVPWCFKVLGIISAMALLAMGYFFTVISVISILSYYNKKEIESETGKVKRVYTFHKGFWGMTFPMGTMSLGNEELYVQYDQYVPLYAFRVLGTIYGGICICWSILCLLCTLHEYSKKILHAARKSSLFSESNTEKTTVSPYNSIESVEESNSALDFTRLA